The following coding sequences lie in one Streptomyces sp. NBC_00510 genomic window:
- a CDS encoding NtaA/DmoA family FMN-dependent monooxygenase (This protein belongs to a clade of FMN-dependent monooxygenases, within a broader family of flavin-dependent oxidoreductases, the luciferase-like monooxygenase (LMM) family, some of whose members use coenzyme F420 rather than FMN.), with the protein MSKPRKQIHLAAHFPGVNNTTVWSDPQAGSHIEFGSFAHFARTAERAKFDFLFLAEGLRLREQGGRIYDLDVVGRPDTFTVLAALAAVTERIGLTGTINSTFNEPYEVARQFASLDHLSGGRSAWNVVTSWDAFTGENFRRDGFLPQEERYSRAREFLATAGELLDSWQGDEIVADRATGTFLRDARAGSFVHKGHHFDIHGQFNVPRSPQGRPVIFQAGDSEEGREFAAADADAIFSRYSTFEEGRAFYRDVKGRLPKYGRSPGQLLILPAATFVLGDTDAEAAELAREVRRQQVSGATAIKHLEFVWNRDLSAYDPDGPLPDIDPDPGEHTVARGRAQVRMYRDPLTTAREWRELAAAHKWSIRDLVIETGNRQSFVGSPATVAATIDDFVQGDAADGFILVPHVTPGGLDAFADTVVPLLQERGAFRADYDGTTLRDHLGLAHPDADAAAERAAS; encoded by the coding sequence ATGAGCAAGCCGCGCAAGCAGATCCATCTGGCCGCCCACTTCCCCGGCGTCAACAACACCACCGTGTGGAGTGACCCCCAGGCCGGCAGCCACATCGAGTTCGGCTCCTTCGCGCACTTCGCCCGGACCGCCGAACGCGCCAAGTTCGACTTCCTGTTCCTCGCCGAGGGCCTGCGCCTGCGCGAACAGGGAGGCAGGATCTACGACCTGGACGTGGTCGGCCGCCCCGACACCTTCACCGTCCTCGCCGCGCTCGCCGCCGTCACCGAGCGCATCGGGCTCACCGGCACCATCAACTCCACCTTCAACGAGCCCTACGAGGTGGCCCGGCAGTTCGCCAGCCTCGACCACCTCTCCGGCGGGCGCTCCGCCTGGAACGTCGTCACCTCCTGGGACGCCTTCACCGGGGAGAACTTCCGCCGCGACGGATTCCTCCCCCAGGAGGAGCGCTACTCCCGCGCCAGGGAGTTCCTGGCCACCGCGGGCGAGCTCCTCGACTCCTGGCAGGGCGACGAGATCGTCGCCGACCGGGCGACCGGCACCTTCCTGCGCGACGCGCGGGCCGGATCCTTCGTGCACAAGGGGCACCACTTCGACATCCACGGGCAGTTCAACGTCCCGCGCAGCCCGCAGGGGCGCCCCGTGATCTTCCAGGCCGGCGACTCCGAGGAGGGCCGGGAGTTCGCGGCCGCCGACGCCGACGCCATCTTCAGCCGGTACAGCACGTTCGAGGAGGGCCGGGCCTTCTACCGCGACGTCAAGGGCCGCCTGCCCAAGTACGGCCGCAGCCCCGGGCAGTTGCTCATCCTGCCCGCCGCGACCTTCGTCCTCGGCGACACCGACGCCGAGGCCGCCGAACTGGCCCGCGAGGTGCGGCGGCAGCAGGTCAGCGGGGCCACCGCGATCAAGCACCTGGAGTTCGTGTGGAACCGCGACCTGTCCGCCTACGACCCGGACGGCCCGCTCCCGGACATCGACCCCGATCCCGGAGAGCACACCGTCGCCCGCGGCCGTGCCCAGGTGCGCATGTACCGTGACCCGCTGACCACCGCCCGCGAGTGGCGGGAGCTCGCAGCCGCCCACAAGTGGTCGATCCGCGACCTGGTCATCGAGACCGGCAACCGCCAGTCCTTCGTGGGTTCCCCGGCCACCGTCGCCGCGACCATCGACGACTTCGTGCAGGGCGACGCCGCCGACGGCTTCATCCTCGTCCCGCACGTCACCCCGGGCGGCCTGGACGCCTTCGCCGACACCGTCGTCCCGCTGCTCCAGGAGCGGGGTGCGTTCCGAGCCGACTACGATGGGACGACGCTGCGCGACCACCTCGGTCTCGCCCACCCCGACGCCGACGCCGCGGCGGAGCGGGCCGCGTCGTGA
- a CDS encoding LLM class flavin-dependent oxidoreductase, whose protein sequence is MSSDIPSPYPLPASSPNAPLHLAVALDGAGWHPAAWREPTARPRELLTARYWQDVVTEAERGLLDFVTIEDSLGPQSSHFTEPDGRTDQVRGRLDAVLIAARVAPLTRHIGLVPTVVATHTEPFHLSKAIATLDYVSTGRAGLRVQVSARRNEAAHFGRRAIPPFGIEELDTPAVRELVTGLFDEAADYVEVVRRLWDSWEDDAEIRDVATGRFIDRDKLHYIDFEGRHFSVKGPSITPRPPQGQPVVSALAHSDVPFRLVARSADIGYVTPHDGDQARAIVTGIRAAQEAAGREREPLHVFGDLVVLLDDDAGAARARLERLDGLAGTPYISDAKVFAGTPAGLADLLLEWRRAGLTGFRLRPAVIGHDLPAITRGLVPELRRRGAFRDAYEARTLRGLLGLARPANRYAATSATA, encoded by the coding sequence ATGTCCTCGGACATCCCTTCGCCGTACCCACTTCCCGCTTCCTCGCCGAACGCCCCGCTGCACCTGGCCGTGGCCCTCGACGGGGCCGGCTGGCACCCGGCCGCCTGGCGTGAGCCGACGGCCCGGCCCCGGGAACTGCTCACCGCCCGCTACTGGCAGGACGTGGTCACCGAGGCCGAACGGGGGCTGCTCGACTTCGTGACGATCGAGGACTCCCTCGGTCCGCAGTCCTCCCACTTCACCGAACCCGACGGACGAACCGACCAGGTGCGCGGCCGCCTGGACGCCGTCCTGATCGCCGCGCGCGTGGCCCCGCTGACCCGGCACATCGGTCTCGTGCCGACGGTGGTCGCCACCCACACCGAGCCGTTCCACCTCTCCAAGGCCATCGCCACCCTCGACTACGTGAGCACCGGCCGGGCCGGTCTGCGCGTCCAGGTCTCGGCCCGGCGGAACGAGGCCGCGCACTTCGGCAGGCGCGCCATCCCCCCGTTCGGCATCGAGGAGCTGGACACCCCGGCCGTACGGGAGCTGGTCACCGGCCTCTTCGACGAGGCGGCCGACTACGTCGAGGTGGTGCGGCGCCTCTGGGACAGCTGGGAGGACGACGCCGAGATCCGCGACGTCGCCACCGGCCGCTTCATCGACCGCGACAAGCTCCACTACATCGACTTCGAGGGCCGGCACTTCAGCGTCAAGGGCCCCTCCATCACACCCCGGCCGCCCCAGGGCCAGCCCGTCGTCAGCGCCCTCGCCCACAGCGACGTGCCGTTCCGGCTCGTGGCCCGCTCCGCGGACATCGGATACGTGACCCCGCACGACGGTGACCAGGCCCGCGCGATCGTCACCGGGATACGTGCCGCACAGGAGGCGGCTGGCCGGGAGCGCGAGCCCCTGCACGTCTTCGGCGACCTCGTGGTCCTCCTCGACGACGACGCCGGAGCGGCGCGGGCCCGCCTGGAGCGGCTGGACGGCCTCGCCGGCACGCCGTACATCAGCGACGCGAAGGTCTTCGCCGGCACACCCGCCGGCCTCGCGGACCTGCTGCTGGAGTGGCGGCGGGCCGGGCTCACCGGCTTCCGGCTGCGCCCCGCGGTGATCGGCCACGACCTGCCGGCCATCACCCGGGGGCTCGTGCCCGAACTGCGGCGCCGCGGCGCGTTCCGGGACGCCTACGAGGCCCGCACCCTGCGCGGCCTGCTCGGTCTGGCCCGCCCCGCCAACCGCTACGCCGCCACCAGCGCGACCGCCTGA
- a CDS encoding cupin domain-containing protein has protein sequence MSEPLTNPGEGFHPHLHDAPGQAAASLRTRLHHIRADALDGETAQTGGMRRFAAVSGRTVGSEKLWMGQTHVAPATASSDHHHGESETAIYVVSGHPEFVFLDGSGDAPEEVRLRTSPGDYVFVPPFVPHREENPNLAEEAVVVIARSTQEAVVVNLPGLYALPAEDA, from the coding sequence ATGAGCGAGCCCCTGACGAACCCCGGTGAAGGCTTCCATCCCCATCTCCACGACGCGCCCGGGCAGGCGGCCGCGTCCCTGCGGACCCGGCTGCACCACATCCGCGCGGACGCCCTGGACGGCGAGACGGCGCAGACCGGCGGGATGCGCAGGTTCGCCGCCGTCAGCGGGCGGACCGTGGGCTCCGAGAAGCTGTGGATGGGCCAGACCCACGTGGCCCCGGCGACGGCGTCCTCCGACCACCACCACGGCGAGTCCGAGACCGCGATCTACGTGGTGAGCGGGCACCCCGAGTTCGTCTTCCTGGACGGCTCGGGCGACGCGCCCGAGGAGGTGCGCCTGCGCACCTCGCCCGGCGACTACGTCTTCGTCCCCCCGTTCGTGCCGCACCGCGAGGAGAACCCGAACCTCGCTGAGGAGGCCGTGGTCGTCATCGCCCGCAGCACCCAGGAGGCCGTCGTGGTCAACCTCCCCGGTCTGTACGCCCTTCCGGCCGAGGACGCCTGA
- a CDS encoding glutathione S-transferase C-terminal domain-containing protein → MTETIPLDPALHVSCSALPRASRPDRFRSRIGVDLAGGFYPAPRRYELFLSPGCPLSQRVAVTLDLLGLRDSVVTTPVMAGAAGDTALAALRAAYEATWHHYDGPLTVPALCDRWTGRVVSNHTPDILGDLAGRLGAEGCAVPPLCPPALLPDIEALRHTVDAGVTRAAELAADGAPSDRDAALRTLHATLDLLDRRLACGPYVLGGHLTAADVDVWVALSHLASGLLCSYGHLTAYVARLGGHPAFRAQRTAAALASAP, encoded by the coding sequence ATGACCGAGACGATCCCGCTCGACCCCGCACTCCACGTCTCCTGTTCGGCGCTGCCGCGCGCGTCCCGTCCCGACCGCTTCCGCAGCCGCATCGGTGTCGACCTCGCCGGCGGCTTCTACCCCGCGCCACGCCGGTACGAGCTGTTCCTGTCGCCGGGGTGCCCGCTCTCGCAACGGGTCGCCGTCACCCTCGACCTGCTGGGACTGCGGGACTCCGTCGTCACGACGCCCGTCATGGCGGGGGCCGCCGGCGACACCGCGCTCGCCGCGCTGCGTGCGGCCTACGAGGCCACGTGGCACCACTACGACGGACCGCTCACCGTGCCCGCGCTGTGCGACCGGTGGACCGGGCGGGTCGTCAGCAACCACACCCCGGACATCCTCGGCGACCTCGCGGGCCGCCTCGGTGCCGAGGGGTGCGCCGTACCTCCGCTGTGTCCCCCGGCCCTCCTGCCCGACATCGAGGCCCTCCGGCACACGGTCGACGCGGGCGTCACTAGAGCCGCCGAACTCGCCGCGGACGGGGCACCGTCCGACCGGGACGCAGCCCTGCGGACCCTGCACGCCACCCTCGACCTGCTGGACCGCCGGCTGGCCTGCGGGCCGTACGTCCTGGGTGGGCACCTGACCGCCGCCGACGTCGACGTGTGGGTGGCCCTCTCCCACCTCGCGAGCGGCCTGCTCTGCTCCTACGGCCACCTCACGGCGTACGTCGCCCGTCTCGGCGGGCACCCGGCGTTCCGTGCGCAGCGGACGGCCGCCGCGCTCGCCTCCGCCCCCTGA
- a CDS encoding amino acid ABC transporter ATP-binding protein has product MTTDIRPAAVEVHDVHKWYGAHRVLDGISLTVRPGEVTVVIGPSGSGKSTLLRVINHLEKPEAGHVSLDGELIGVRRHGTRLRELSERVILTQRSRIGFVFQNFNLFPHLTVLDNVAAAPVATGRLRKPEARELARTLLGRVGLADRTAAYPRQLSGGQQQRVAIARALALRPGVILFDEPTSALDPELVGEVLSVIKDLATSGTTLVIVTHEIGFAREVADRVVFLDEGRIVEQGPPDRVLNHPEHERTKEFLSKVL; this is encoded by the coding sequence ATGACCACCGACATACGCCCGGCCGCCGTCGAGGTCCACGACGTGCACAAATGGTACGGCGCCCACCGGGTGCTGGACGGGATCAGCCTGACGGTCCGGCCCGGAGAGGTCACCGTCGTCATCGGGCCGTCCGGTTCCGGCAAGTCCACGCTGCTGCGCGTCATCAACCACCTGGAGAAGCCCGAGGCCGGTCACGTCAGTCTGGACGGGGAGCTCATCGGCGTACGCCGGCACGGCACCCGGCTCAGGGAACTGAGCGAGCGGGTGATCCTCACCCAGCGCAGCCGGATCGGCTTCGTCTTCCAGAACTTCAACCTCTTCCCGCACCTCACCGTGCTGGACAACGTGGCCGCCGCCCCGGTGGCGACCGGCCGGCTGCGCAAGCCGGAGGCGCGCGAGCTGGCCCGCACCCTGCTCGGCCGCGTGGGGCTGGCCGACCGGACCGCGGCCTATCCCCGGCAGTTGTCCGGCGGCCAGCAGCAGCGCGTGGCCATCGCCCGGGCCCTCGCGCTGCGCCCCGGCGTGATCCTCTTCGACGAACCCACCTCCGCCCTCGACCCGGAGCTCGTCGGCGAGGTGCTGTCCGTCATCAAGGACCTGGCCACCAGCGGCACCACCCTCGTGATCGTCACCCACGAGATCGGCTTCGCCCGGGAGGTCGCCGACCGCGTCGTCTTCCTCGACGAGGGCCGGATCGTCGAACAGGGCCCGCCCGACCGGGTGCTGAACCACCCCGAACACGAGCGGACGAAGGAATTCCTCAGCAAGGTCCTCTGA
- a CDS encoding LLM class flavin-dependent oxidoreductase produces the protein MSRTPLGVLDLVPISSGSTAADALRNSIDLARRAEESGYARYWFAEHHLNPGVAGTSPAVLLALTAAATSTIRLGSGAVQLGHRTALSTVEEFGLIDALHPGRLDLGLGRSGGRPPGGTPEPVPTTTPVVDGRAPGGLRIPPKFSFEHLLGSPRIALQRHLLQQPGARSQDYGEQVDDILALLRGTYRSEDGVEAHVVPGEGADVQVWILGSSGGQSAEVAGRHGLHFAANYHVSPGSVLEAVDGYRAAFQPGGVLDKPYVSVSADVVVAQDDARARELATGYAPWVRSIRTAEGAIEFPTPGQARAHPWTEADRALVADRVETQFVGSPQRVADQLEQLQEATGADELIVTTITHDHEDRVRSHRLLAEEWHRR, from the coding sequence GTGTCCCGCACACCGCTCGGAGTCCTCGACCTCGTCCCGATATCCTCCGGCTCCACGGCCGCCGACGCCCTGCGCAACAGCATCGACCTCGCGCGGCGGGCCGAGGAGTCCGGCTACGCCCGCTACTGGTTCGCCGAGCACCACCTCAACCCCGGTGTCGCCGGCACCTCGCCCGCCGTCCTGCTGGCCCTCACCGCGGCCGCGACCTCCACGATCCGGCTCGGTTCGGGAGCCGTCCAGCTCGGCCACCGCACCGCCCTGTCCACGGTCGAGGAGTTCGGCCTCATCGACGCCCTGCACCCTGGGCGGCTCGACCTGGGGCTCGGCCGCTCCGGCGGCCGCCCGCCGGGCGGCACGCCGGAGCCGGTGCCGACCACGACACCCGTCGTGGACGGCCGGGCGCCGGGCGGGCTGCGGATCCCGCCGAAGTTCTCCTTCGAGCACCTGCTCGGCTCACCGCGCATCGCGCTCCAGCGGCACCTGCTCCAGCAGCCGGGCGCCCGCTCCCAGGACTACGGCGAGCAGGTCGACGACATCCTGGCGCTGCTGCGCGGCACCTACCGCTCGGAGGACGGCGTCGAGGCGCACGTCGTGCCGGGGGAGGGCGCCGACGTCCAGGTGTGGATCCTCGGCAGCAGCGGCGGCCAGAGCGCCGAGGTCGCAGGCCGGCACGGATTGCACTTCGCCGCGAACTACCACGTCAGCCCGGGCAGCGTCCTGGAGGCGGTCGACGGCTACCGTGCCGCCTTCCAGCCCGGCGGCGTGCTCGACAAGCCCTACGTCAGCGTGTCCGCCGACGTCGTCGTCGCGCAGGACGACGCGAGGGCCCGCGAGCTCGCCACCGGCTACGCCCCCTGGGTCCGCAGCATCCGGACCGCCGAGGGCGCCATCGAGTTCCCCACCCCCGGACAGGCCCGGGCGCACCCGTGGACGGAGGCGGACCGGGCGCTGGTGGCCGACCGGGTCGAGACCCAGTTCGTCGGCTCGCCGCAGCGTGTCGCCGACCAGCTGGAGCAGCTCCAGGAGGCCACCGGCGCCGATGAGTTGATCGTGACCACCATCACCCACGACCACGAGGACCGGGTCCGTTCCCACCGGCTCCTGGCCGAGGAGTGGCACCGGCGCTGA
- a CDS encoding amino acid ABC transporter permease, with translation MTEPPGTAVSSRPAPPPPGAPADATPPAPRPPTAQRVLPLRRRGRWIATAVVLVLVAQIAHGLVTNPFYQWDRFAYWFVRPVILDGLLITLEAAAYSAVLGLLGGIALALARLSGSPVLRAVSWTYTWLFRSVPLIVVLLFLYNFSALYRTLSLGVPFGPAFLTFDESRLATDMVVAVVGLSLNEAAYASEVVRAGILSVDQGQHEAAAALGLPKRYQFARIVLPQALRSVVPNYVNQLIGLIKGTSLVFYVSLLDLFGSVQSMGSTYPGDIVPLLLVATVWYVILTSVVSVVQFYVERHYSRGALRTVPPTPLQKLRIALGDLRARVRTETAT, from the coding sequence ATGACCGAACCACCCGGCACCGCCGTGTCCTCCCGCCCGGCGCCGCCCCCGCCCGGGGCACCCGCCGACGCAACGCCTCCCGCACCACGACCGCCCACCGCACAGCGGGTGTTGCCGCTGCGGCGGCGCGGACGCTGGATCGCCACGGCGGTCGTGCTGGTGCTCGTCGCCCAGATCGCCCACGGCCTGGTGACCAACCCCTTCTACCAGTGGGACCGCTTCGCGTACTGGTTCGTCCGGCCGGTGATCCTGGACGGGCTGCTCATCACCCTGGAGGCGGCCGCGTACAGCGCGGTGCTCGGCCTGCTCGGCGGGATCGCCCTCGCACTGGCCAGGCTCTCGGGCAGCCCGGTGCTGCGCGCCGTCAGCTGGACGTACACCTGGCTGTTCCGCTCGGTGCCGCTCATCGTCGTGCTGCTGTTCCTGTACAACTTCAGCGCGCTGTACCGGACGTTGAGCCTGGGTGTGCCCTTCGGGCCGGCCTTCCTCACCTTCGACGAGTCCAGGCTCGCCACCGACATGGTGGTGGCCGTCGTCGGTCTGAGCCTCAACGAGGCGGCCTACGCCTCGGAGGTGGTGAGGGCCGGAATCCTCTCGGTGGACCAGGGGCAGCACGAGGCGGCCGCCGCGCTCGGCCTGCCGAAGCGCTACCAGTTCGCCAGGATCGTGCTTCCGCAGGCGCTGCGGTCCGTCGTCCCCAACTACGTCAACCAGCTCATCGGGCTGATCAAGGGGACCTCGCTGGTCTTCTACGTCTCGCTGCTCGACCTGTTCGGCTCGGTCCAGAGCATGGGCAGCACCTACCCCGGCGACATCGTGCCGCTGCTGCTGGTCGCCACCGTCTGGTACGTGATCCTCACCAGTGTCGTCTCCGTCGTCCAGTTCTACGTCGAGCGGCACTACTCGCGCGGCGCGCTGCGCACCGTCCCGCCGACCCCCCTGCAGAAACTGCGGATCGCCCTGGGCGACCTGCGGGCCCGCGTCCGGACGGAGACCGCGACATGA
- a CDS encoding GNAT family N-acetyltransferase, which yields MSLSIPADRPHSPAAPHVLDNPAWAALTGPHARFAERVGRAARYPADVSPFTALSDPADPRAWADLTVLAGPGAAVAVTGAQQPPDGWELVEGGVGVQLVDTSLRAEHAPEAVRLGAADVPEILELIALTKPGPFLPRTVELGTYLGIRDGGRLVAMAGERLRTPGWTEISAVCTHPGHRGRGLATRLVRAVAAGIRDRRETPFLHAAAVNTGAIRLYESIGFTLRRRTTFLFLRTPGGPGEQTG from the coding sequence ATGTCCCTCAGCATCCCCGCGGACCGCCCGCACAGCCCGGCGGCACCGCACGTCCTGGACAACCCCGCCTGGGCGGCACTCACCGGTCCGCACGCCCGGTTCGCCGAGCGCGTCGGCCGCGCCGCCCGCTACCCCGCCGACGTCTCCCCGTTCACCGCGCTGTCCGACCCGGCCGATCCGCGGGCCTGGGCGGACCTGACCGTACTCGCCGGGCCGGGGGCCGCCGTCGCGGTCACCGGCGCCCAGCAGCCGCCGGACGGATGGGAACTCGTCGAGGGCGGGGTGGGGGTGCAGCTCGTCGACACCTCGCTACGCGCCGAACACGCCCCGGAGGCGGTGCGGCTGGGCGCCGCCGACGTCCCCGAGATCCTGGAACTCATCGCCCTCACCAAGCCGGGCCCCTTCCTCCCCAGGACCGTCGAACTCGGCACCTACCTCGGCATCCGGGACGGCGGACGGCTGGTCGCCATGGCCGGGGAACGTCTGCGGACCCCGGGATGGACGGAGATCAGCGCGGTGTGCACCCACCCCGGTCACCGTGGCCGGGGCCTGGCGACCCGGCTGGTACGGGCCGTCGCCGCGGGGATCAGGGACCGCCGGGAGACCCCGTTCCTCCATGCCGCCGCCGTCAACACCGGTGCGATCCGGCTCTACGAGTCGATCGGTTTCACCCTGCGCCGCCGGACGACCTTCCTCTTCCTGCGAACCCCGGGCGGCCCGGGGGAACAGACCGGCTAG
- a CDS encoding LLM class flavin-dependent oxidoreductase gives MRFLAITLIVHAPDPVTGALKPTAARFREVLDNALLAEELGFDGFGVGERHERPFLSSSPPVVLSHIAALTSRIRLFTAVTTLSLLDPVRAYEDYATLDHLSGGRLELIIGKGNGTAQRELFHVTPEDQWDRNAESYEVFRRLWREGKVTADTRFRPALKDAQAWPRPLQQPIRVWHGSATSKESVDLAARYGDPLFSANVTHPVEPYAELIRHYRERWAHHGHDPARIAVGAGTAGLYVARTSQEAVAAYRPVFEGQSAFQKRLGLEPVFPTLEDFVARSSALVGSPQQVVDKVHRYHERFGHTVLHVHADAGGLSHDRHRRSLELFQSEVAPVLRRAIPDPPFAWGPAPSSPEPAHR, from the coding sequence GTGAGGTTCCTGGCCATCACCCTGATCGTGCACGCCCCGGACCCGGTGACCGGGGCGCTGAAGCCGACCGCCGCGCGGTTCCGCGAGGTGCTCGACAACGCGCTGCTCGCCGAGGAACTGGGCTTCGACGGTTTCGGCGTGGGGGAGCGCCACGAGCGGCCGTTCCTCTCCTCCTCACCACCCGTCGTGCTCAGCCACATCGCCGCCCTCACCTCCCGGATCCGGCTGTTCACCGCGGTGACCACGCTCAGCCTCCTCGACCCGGTGCGGGCCTACGAGGACTACGCGACGCTGGACCACCTCTCCGGCGGCCGCCTGGAACTGATCATCGGCAAGGGCAACGGCACGGCGCAGCGCGAGCTGTTCCACGTCACCCCCGAGGACCAGTGGGACCGCAACGCCGAGAGCTACGAGGTGTTCCGCCGCCTCTGGCGGGAGGGGAAGGTGACCGCCGACACCCGGTTCCGTCCCGCGCTGAAGGACGCGCAGGCGTGGCCGCGGCCGCTGCAGCAGCCGATCCGGGTGTGGCACGGCAGCGCCACCAGCAAGGAGTCGGTGGACCTCGCCGCGCGTTACGGGGACCCCCTGTTCTCGGCGAACGTCACCCACCCCGTCGAGCCGTACGCGGAACTGATCCGCCACTACCGCGAACGCTGGGCCCACCACGGCCACGACCCGGCCCGCATCGCGGTCGGCGCCGGGACGGCCGGCCTGTACGTCGCCCGTACCTCCCAGGAGGCGGTCGCCGCCTACCGTCCGGTGTTCGAGGGGCAGTCGGCGTTCCAGAAGCGGCTCGGCCTGGAACCGGTCTTCCCGACGCTGGAGGACTTCGTGGCGCGCAGTTCGGCGCTGGTCGGCAGCCCGCAGCAGGTCGTCGACAAGGTCCACCGCTACCACGAGCGGTTCGGCCACACGGTGCTGCACGTCCACGCGGACGCGGGCGGGCTGTCCCACGACCGGCACCGCCGCTCGCTCGAGCTCTTCCAGTCCGAGGTCGCCCCGGTGCTGCGGCGCGCCATCCCTGACCCGCCGTTCGCCTGGGGCCCGGCCCCGTCCTCGCCCGAACCCGCCCATCGCTGA
- a CDS encoding ABC transporter substrate-binding protein — MRTLRPRGRLIRTLTATAALTLLAGGLAACGSDSEASATIGAGSSAGTVTVGSLSNGAAKETTLKVTEVKSISAGLPKAVADKGELVIGVGALPAGFAPLAYVGSDQKTLTGAEPDLGRLVAAVLGLKPQLKNSTWENLFVGIDSGKVDVAFSNVTDTEERKRKYEFASYREDNLAFEVLKDSTWNFADDYRNLAGKTVAVGSGTNQEKILLEWRKKLQAEGKELTVKYFPDNNSTYLALGGGKIDAYFGPNPGIAYHITQVATTPHPTRNAGKFSGAGASLQGLIAATAKKDSGLAKPVAAAINHLIENGQYAKWLAAWNLSNEAVGTSEVDPPGLPLDNS, encoded by the coding sequence ATGCGCACTCTTCGCCCTCGCGGCAGACTCATCCGTACCCTGACGGCCACCGCCGCCCTCACCCTCCTCGCCGGCGGACTCGCCGCCTGCGGGAGTGACAGCGAGGCCTCCGCCACCATCGGCGCGGGATCCTCCGCCGGAACGGTCACCGTGGGCAGCCTGTCCAACGGCGCGGCCAAGGAGACCACGCTGAAGGTGACGGAGGTGAAGTCCATCAGCGCCGGACTGCCCAAGGCCGTCGCCGACAAGGGCGAGCTGGTCATCGGCGTCGGCGCGCTGCCCGCCGGCTTCGCGCCGCTGGCGTACGTCGGCAGCGACCAGAAGACCCTCACCGGCGCCGAACCCGACCTCGGCCGTCTGGTCGCGGCGGTGCTGGGGCTCAAGCCCCAGCTCAAGAACTCGACGTGGGAGAACCTCTTCGTCGGCATCGACAGCGGCAAGGTCGACGTGGCCTTCTCCAACGTCACCGACACCGAGGAACGCAAGCGGAAGTACGAGTTCGCCTCCTACCGGGAGGACAACCTGGCCTTCGAGGTCCTCAAGGACAGCACCTGGAACTTCGCCGACGACTACCGGAACCTCGCCGGGAAGACCGTCGCGGTCGGCTCCGGCACCAACCAGGAGAAGATCCTGCTGGAGTGGCGGAAGAAGCTCCAGGCGGAGGGCAAGGAGCTGACCGTCAAGTACTTCCCCGACAACAACAGCACCTATCTGGCGCTCGGCGGCGGGAAGATCGACGCCTACTTCGGCCCCAACCCCGGCATCGCGTACCACATCACCCAGGTCGCCACGACCCCCCACCCCACCCGCAACGCGGGCAAGTTCTCCGGCGCCGGTGCGAGCCTCCAGGGCCTGATCGCCGCGACCGCGAAGAAGGACAGCGGGCTCGCGAAGCCGGTCGCGGCAGCGATCAACCACCTGATCGAGAACGGGCAGTACGCCAAGTGGCTCGCCGCCTGGAACCTGTCCAACGAGGCCGTCGGCACCTCGGAGGTCGACCCGCCCGGACTGCCGCTCGACAACTCCTGA
- a CDS encoding Rrf2 family transcriptional regulator: MHISAKADYATRALLELACEPARPLTCEAIASAQQIPFRFLKSVVSELRKAGLVRSQRGCEGGYWLGRPAGEITLLDVARAVDGELITLRGESLAGLGYPGPAAGLPGVWRQVEAGAAAVLGGVTLASLLPAAAAERLDRKGAA, encoded by the coding sequence ATGCATATCTCCGCGAAGGCGGACTACGCCACGCGGGCTCTGCTGGAGCTCGCCTGTGAGCCTGCCCGCCCCCTGACCTGCGAGGCCATCGCCTCCGCGCAGCAGATCCCGTTCCGCTTCCTGAAGTCCGTGGTGAGCGAACTGCGCAAGGCCGGGCTGGTGCGCAGTCAGCGCGGCTGCGAGGGCGGCTACTGGCTCGGCCGGCCCGCCGGCGAGATCACCCTGCTGGACGTGGCGCGCGCCGTGGACGGCGAGTTGATCACCCTGCGGGGGGAGTCGCTGGCCGGGCTCGGCTACCCCGGTCCGGCCGCCGGGCTGCCCGGGGTGTGGCGCCAGGTCGAGGCGGGCGCGGCGGCGGTCCTCGGCGGGGTGACCCTCGCCTCGCTCCTGCCGGCGGCCGCCGCGGAACGGCTGGACCGGAAGGGAGCCGCGTGA